GTCGGCGATGGTGCGGGCGCGCTGGACCGCGATCCACCGCGGCCGCCCGCAACTGCAGACGGCCTATTCGCTGGAGACGGTGTTCGATGAGGTCACCTTCATCGCCGGGCCGCCGTTGTCGGTCGGGCTGTCGGTGGCGGTATGGCCGCAGGCTGGCGTGCTGGCTGCCGCCCTGCTGCTGGTCGTCGGCGTGGCCTTGCTGGTGCTGCAGCGTGGCACCGAACCGCCGTTGCAGACCTGCGAGGGCGCCGCACCTTCGCGCTCCCTGCTGCGACAACCGGAGATCTGCCTGCTCGCATTGCTGATGCTGGCGATGGGTGTGATCGTCGGCACGGTCGACATCACCAGCGTGGCCTTTGCCGAACAGCGAGGGCAGCCACTGGCAGCCAGCGCGGTGCTGTCGGCCTACGCACTTGGCAGCTGCGTGGCAGGCCTTCTGTTTGGTGCGCTGAAGCTGCAGGTGCCATTGCGGCGCCTGTTGCTGCTGGGTGCAGGAGCCACCGCGTTGACCACATTGCCGCTGCTGTCGGTGAGCACCCTTCCTGCACTGGCCGCTGCGGTGCTGCTGGCTGGGCTGTCCTTCGCGCCGACGATGATCGTGGCGATGTCGCTGGTGGAACAGCGCGTGCCCGAATGGCGGCTCACCGAAGGCATGACCTGGTTGCTGGCTGGCCTGAACATCGGCGTGGCACTGGGTGCTGCGTTGTCCGGGCAGAGCGTCGATGCCGGTGGTGTGCGCAGCGGCTTCGTCGTCGCGTTGGTGGCAGGCAGTGTCGTGCTGCTGGTCGCCCTGCTCGCGCAGGGTGCGCTACGCACTTCTGCTTCGTCCACTTCCTCTGCAGGGATGGTCCCGTGAGTACTTCATCGCCCGCGCACGCGGCGCCTGTGCCCCGCCATCCGTGGTGGGCCATCTCCGCCGTCGGCCTCGCCACCTTCTCCGTAGTCACCACCGAAATGCTGCCGGTCGGACTGCTG
This region of Stenotrophomonas lactitubi genomic DNA includes:
- a CDS encoding MFS transporter, whose amino-acid sequence is MATPYRDLFAAPGTTGLALAGLLARLPLPMTGIGFITLLSQLRGSYALAGAVSATFVLTYALLSPQVSRWVDRHGQGRVLPWATAASATGLLLLLACTVLQAPDWTLFAAAMLAGCMPSVSAMVRARWTAIHRGRPQLQTAYSLETVFDEVTFIAGPPLSVGLSVAVWPQAGVLAAALLLVVGVALLVLQRGTEPPLQTCEGAAPSRSLLRQPEICLLALLMLAMGVIVGTVDITSVAFAEQRGQPLAASAVLSAYALGSCVAGLLFGALKLQVPLRRLLLLGAGATALTTLPLLSVSTLPALAAAVLLAGLSFAPTMIVAMSLVEQRVPEWRLTEGMTWLLAGLNIGVALGAALSGQSVDAGGVRSGFVVALVAGSVVLLVALLAQGALRTSASSTSSAGMVP